CAGCCTTTTTTTAATGCGAACAAGGCGGCGTTTATCACTACTACATCTTTTGCATTTTTAACCATCGCATCTGCCATGGGTGCAGCGACCGCTGCGAGAGTATCGAATACCTTTGGCATTTTTTCCTATTCAGCCTTGGCGATCGGTGGAGCTGCTGCGTCTATTGCTGCGATTACTGCCTGGATGAACCTTGGTGATAACACAGAGGCTAGTACTTATTTTCAAAAAGTTGGAGAGCATGCCGGAATTGCTGTGGCAGGTGTCTTTCAATTTACTGCGCAAGTATTAGTTATGTCGATTGTTCAAGGATTGGCGCAAGGAACATCAAGGGCTATTTCTCGTTCGATTGGTGGCGAAGATCAAACCATTCGCATTACTCGATAGTTAATTTATCTGCGGAGGGTATGGCGTGGTACCACGCTAATCACCAATTCTATGACTCGTTCTTCTTTTAGCCATCCGCACGCGCGGGCCATTCTCAAGCCTGGCCGTGAGCGTTCTCTATTGAATCGGCATCCCTGGGTTTTTTCAGGAGCGATAAACCAAATTGAGGGAGATCCGCAACCCGGAGATATCGTAGCTATTCATGACGCTACTGGTCAAATGCTGGGAAGTGGTTTTTACAATCCCCACTCTCAAATTCGACTACGGCTGCTCACCTTTAGCACCGAGGCAATAACCGAAATTTTTTTTACTGATCGGTTAAAAACAGCGGCTGAATTACGTGCTCGATTTTTGAGTTCCAAGGTCACGGCCGCGCGCTTGGTGCATGGCGAAGGAGATGGCCTGCCTGGTTTGATCATTGATCGCTACGGCTCGGTACTAGTGGCGCAATTTCATACCTTGGGAATGACTAACTTACGTTCACGCATCGTCGATTTGTTACGACGTATTTTTACCCCCATAGCCATCGTGGAGCGTTCCCCAGCACTCAAGGAAGAAGGTGTCACTGCTTCTTCCGGTATTCTGTGGGGAAAAATTCCGCATTCTTCTTGGGCTGACTCAAGCGGCAACCCTGGATGGTTGGAGGTCGTCGAGCACGGAGTGCGTAGTTGGGTAGATGTGCTAGGGGGACAAAAAACTGGCATGTTTTTAGATCAGCGCGATAATCGTCGGCGAGTCGCAAAACTAGCGGCGGCCACCAATGACATGCGACTACTCAACTGTTTTTCTTACACCGGCGGTTTTAGTCTCCACGCCGCGCGACAGGGAGCGATGACCACCTCCGTGGAAATAAGTGCCCCAGCTCAGGATGTAGCCCGAAAAAATTTTTTATTGAATGATTTAAGTCCGGTGCGTCATCGTTTCGAAACCGCAGATGTCTT
This region of Gammaproteobacteria bacterium genomic DNA includes:
- a CDS encoding membrane hypothetical protein (Evidence 5 : Unknown function), which codes for MKKYLLALIILGSTMNTAFGNEKVGDINYPELASEQPFFNANKAAFITTTSFAFLTIASAMGAATAARVSNTFGIFSYSALAIGGAAASIAAITAWMNLGDNTEASTYFQKVGEHAGIAVAGVFQFTAQVLVMSIVQGLAQGTSRAISRSIGGEDQTIRITR
- the rlmI gene encoding Ribosomal RNA large subunit methyltransferase I: MTRSSFSHPHARAILKPGRERSLLNRHPWVFSGAINQIEGDPQPGDIVAIHDATGQMLGSGFYNPHSQIRLRLLTFSTEAITEIFFTDRLKTAAELRARFLSSKVTAARLVHGEGDGLPGLIIDRYGSVLVAQFHTLGMTNLRSRIVDLLRRIFTPIAIVERSPALKEEGVTASSGILWGKIPHSSWADSSGNPGWLEVVEHGVRSWVDVLGGQKTGMFLDQRDNRRRVAKLAAATNDMRLLNCFSYTGGFSLHAARQGAMTTSVEISAPAQDVARKNFLLNDLSPVRHRFETADVFDWLRGCNERYDLVVLDPPAFVKHRSHLEQGARAYKDINRLALGLVEPGGLLMTCSCSSHVDWSMFQKILYGAAREADRPIQVISRHGQPLDHPFSLYHPEGEYLKTFLLRVNTTN